In a genomic window of Plasmodium cynomolgi strain B DNA, scaffold: 0067, whole genome shotgun sequence:
- a CDS encoding CYIR protein (putative;~vir-type antigen), translating into MSFIDVYLNYSCYNRLKVYYERSQLTGLGRGYLGESIDVLKKGGINTSPYYKLFEELARLFSGDDASIRYGIIPSCIYINYLLNKNMRANYGYLYNEESFKILKLFDHNYSIKKYNNLKNSCESYIRFLDTNEYKSMDVLYELYYLYDQLVSSNIQNNIGLSCAYISLLARHYRNILDIPNVSKFLLSKLESLKELIVEREKNFKLKCSLTLPQITLPTEDTTNSVGHYGKKNKNKKKDYMEKHNMYNIQYYQEQGSQDKKLKTHITCCRGFLIEGLTK; encoded by the exons ATGTCATTTATCGATGTT tATTTGAATTATTCTTGTTACAATAGGTTAAAAGTTTATTACGAAAGAAGCCAATTGACTGGACTTGGTCGGGGATACTTAGGTGAATCTATTGAtgtcttaaaaaagggaggaattAATACATCTCCCTATTATAAACTTTTTGAAGAATTGGCAAGACTTTTTAGTGGAGATGATGCTTCCATAAGATATGGTATTATTCCAAgttgtatttatattaactacttgttaaataaaaatatgcgaGCAAATTATGGTTACCTATATAATGAAGAATCTTTTAAGATCCTCAAATTATTTGACCATAAttattcaataaaaaaatataataatctaaaaaattcatgtgaAAGTTATATAAGATTTCTAGACACGAATGAATATAAGAGTATGGATGTCTTATATgagttatattatttatatgatcAACTTGTATCATccaatatacaaaataacatTGGTTTATCTTGTGCTTACATTAGTCTATTAGCTCGTCATTATAGGAATATTTTGGATATTCCAAATGTGtctaaatttttacttaGTAAATTAGAATCACTTAAAGAATTAATTGTAGAAAgagaaaagaattttaaattaaaatgttcattGACCTTACCACAGATAACATTACCAACCGAAGATACCACGAATTCTGTCGGACATTACGGAAAGAAGAATAAGAAT aagaagaaggattACATGGAGAAACACAACATGTACAATATCCAATATTACCAGGAGCAAGGTTCACAGGACAAGAAGTTGAAAACCCATATAACATGCTGCAGGGGTTTTCTCATAGAAGGCCTGACAAAGTAG